The DNA sequence ATGACGACATCGAGATTTTCACCATCGGCTTCGACCTCAACGATAAGGATATGTCGGCAACCGAGAGGGATCAGGCAAAGGCGGTGCTAAAGGATTGTTCTTCGAAAGACGCCTCCGCCGCCGACAGACATTACTTCGAGGTGTCCACCGGGCTGGAATTGGATAATGCCTTTCAGGAAATCATCCGCAACACCGAAAAGGTCGTACTGACCCAATAATCCGTGAAAAGGAAAAGGCCGCCGCTTCTTTCGAAGCCGGCGGCCTTCCGTGTTTCCGTCCATGGCGCGGCTCAATGGTGGTGACGCTTACGTCACCGACCGCGCATCTCGCGCCTTAACGGGAAGACTGCTTCCCGAAAGTGCAATCCGCTGAGCCCACGTTCTGGAAAACGAAATCACTCGACATCGGATCACCTCCTTTCGATTTGTTGAACACACACTCATGATGGGGTGCGTTGCAGCAAATGACAAGATGCCGGGTGGAAAAAGCGTGACGTGCTTGCGATCCGCGGCCCAAAAGGACAACATCGCGTCATCGACCGCGGGGAAGGGCATGGACGCCACCGAAAGAGCTGTGCGCATCGTTCGAACGGTAGTCGAGGCGATCAAGCCCGGCTTCGCGGTCAGGCTGTGGACCGGCGAGCGGATCGGCCTCGCCACCGGCCCCGTGCTGATCATCAACGACCACGATATTGTCTGGCAGATCGTTCGCCGACCGTCCCTGTCGACCCTTATCGAGATGTGGATTTCCAAGGCAGTCGACATCGAGGACGGATCGCTGTTCGATTTCTATGCCCTGCCTTCGACGGGCAAGCTGCGGTCGAAGCTGAAGGCGTTGCCCAAACGGGCGCTCCTGCGTGACTTGCCGGCGGTGCTGTTTTCGAGAAAGCAGATGGCGTCGCGGGTCGATCTCGCGGGGCGCAACCCGTTCGTCAGCGGCTCCAGCAAGGAGGCGATCCAGCATCACTATGACATCTCGAATGCCTTTTACGGGCTCTTTCTCGACGAGCGCATGGTCTATAGCTGCGGGTATTTCCAGGATTTCGCAAACGGCATCGACGAAGCGCAGGTCGACAAGCTCGACCATATCTGCCGCAAGCTTCGGCTGAAGCCCGGCGAAAGATTGCTCGACATCGGCTGCGGCTGGGGCGCGATGCTGATCCACGCCGCGAAAAACTATGGTGTCGTCGGACACGGCGTCTCGCTGTCGCAAGCCCAGACCTCACTAGCGCGCGAGCGCATTCGCGCCGAGGGTCTGGAGGACAAAATCACCATCGAGATAAAGTCCTATGCGGAGCTCACCGGCACCTTCGACAAGATATCGTCCATCGGCATGTTCGAGCATCTGGGCCTGGCAAACCATGCCGCTTATTTCTCCGCTGTCCACCGGCTGCTGAAACCGGGCGGCATCTATCTGCATCACGCCATCACCAGGCGCAGCAAGGGCGACGTCAAGAAGACCCTGCGCAAGGGGCCGGAATACAAGGCGCTGATCAAATACATCTTCCCGGGTGGCGAACTCGACACGATCGGCATGACATCAAGCAATCTCGAAGCACACGGCTTCCTCGTCTATGATGTCGAGAATTTGCGCGAGCACTATGCCCGCACCTGCAGGCTGTGGGCCGAGCGTCTGCAGGCGCGGTTCGACGAGGCGATCGCCGAGGTCGGCGAAGCCAAGGCGCGGCTGTGGCTGCTTTACCTGAGCGGCTGCTCCATCACCTTCGAACGCGCCTCGGCGCAGATATTCCAGACTGTCGCCACCAAACGCGCGCGAGGCCCGAGCGGCCTGCCACCGACGCGGGCGGATCTTTATCGATAGGCTTGGGCCGGAAGGTCAGACGAACCGCATCGGCGCGCCGGTCTCGACACGACCCGGCCGGTCGACGGTGCAGTAGACGCCGAGATTGTGGGCGTTGTGGCGGACCAGATTGCGCAGGATGCCCGGATCATCGTCGAAACCGTCCTGGGAGATGATGGTGAAGCCGCAGCGGCGGCACGGCTCGGAGATGGTCAGGACGAGGTCGCCGATGGCGAGCTTCTTGCCGATCCATTCGGTTTCGGGAAACGAGCCCTCGACCGAGGCCATGTCGACGACGATGTTGGGACGGAAGCGGCGGGGATCGGCGGCTCCCTCCGGATGGAGCGCCTCCAGCCGTGCCAGCGAGGCCGTGGTCAGGAGATGGATCGGCGCCTTGCGGTAGCGCTCCGCGGTCAGCGGCCCGGCATAGCCGGCCGCGTTCTCCCCGCGGAACGGCCGGATCGAGGCGCGGAAGCCGAGATACGCCGACACGACGCGGTCGCATTCGGGGCCGGGGGCGGCGAGCCAGTCGCCATCGGGGACGGCGATTTCCAGTTCGCTGTCGCGGCTCAGCCGGGTGCGGATGCGCGGCACCTTGTGCCACTTGGCGTCGCGATCCGGCCGGGCGATCTCATTGTCCGAGGCATCGACGAGGCCGAACAGGCGGTCGCCCTCGACGCCAACCGGTCCAACCAGGATGGTGTCCCGGCGCTCGCCGGCGAGCGAACTTGCCGGATAGCGCCACAACTGGGTGACGGTGCCCAATGCCGCGTCTTCCCGCATCAGCCCTTCTTGTTCTGCCTGTTGGCAACGAGGTCGTCGACCACGGCCGGATCGGCAAGCGTCGAGGTGTCGCCGAGCGCGGAAAAATCATCCTCGGCGATCTTGCGCAGGATGCGGCGCATGATCTTGCCCGAACGCGTCTTGGGCAGGCCCGGCGCGAACTGGATCTTGTCAGGCGTGGCGATTGCGCCGATCTCCTTGCGGACATGGGCGACAAGCTCCTTGCGCAGATCCTCGCTCGGCTGCCCGCCGGCCATCAGGGTGACGTAGCAATAGATGCCTTGCCCCTTGATATCATGGGGATAGCCGACGACGGCGGCCTCGGAAACCTTGTCATGGCTGACCAGGGCCGATTCGACCTCGGCCGTGCCCATGCGGTGGCCGGAGACGTTGATGACGTCGTCGACGCGGCCGGTGATCCAGTAGTAGCCATCGGCGTCGCGGCGGCAGCCGTCACCGGTGAAGTATTTTCCTTTGTAGGCGGAGAAATAGGTCTGCACGAAACGGTCGTGATCGCCATAGACGGTGCGCATCTGGCCGGGCCAGGAATCGGTGATGCAGAGGTTGCCGTCGGCCGCACCGTCCACCACCTTGCCCTCGCTATCGACCAGCTGCGGCTTGATGCCGAAGAAGGGCCGTGTCGCCGAACCCGCCTTGAGGTCGGTGGCGCCCGGCAGCGGCGTGATCAGGATGCCGCCGGTCTCGGTCTGCCACCATGTATCGACGATCGGGACCCTGCCGTCGCCGACGACGTTGAAATACCACTCCCAGGCTTCCGGGTTGATCGGCTCGCCGACCGAGCCCAGCACGCGCAGCGACTTGCGAGAGGTCTTCTTCACATGCGCGTCGCCGGCACCCATCAGCGCGCGCAGCGCCGTCGGCGCGGTGTAGAAGATGTTGACCTTGTGCTTGTCGATGACTTCCCAGAAGCGCGACTGAGAGGGGTAGTTCGGCACGCCTTCGAACATCAGCGTGGTGGCGCCGTTGGCGAGCGGCCCGTAGACGATGTAGCTGTGGCCGGTTACCCAGCCGACATCTGCGGTGCACCAGTAGATGTCGCCGTCATGATAGTCGAAGACATATTGGTGCGTCATCGAGACATAGACGAGGTAGCCGGCGGTGGTATGCAGCACGCCTTTCGGCTTGCCGGTCGAGCCCGACGTGTAGAGGATGAACAGCGGATCCTCCGCCTTCATCTTCTCCGGCTTGCAATCAGACTTAACCGTCGCGACTTCGTCGTGATACCAGACATCGCGTCCCGGCGCCCAGCCGATCTTGCCGCCGGTGCGGCGCACGACCACAACGGTCTTGACCTTGACATGGTGCTTGGCGGCGATGTCGATCGCCTTGTCGGTGTTTTCCTTGAGCGGAATAGGTTTGCCGCCGCGCAGACCCTCATCGGCGGTGATGACGAAGGTCGATTCGCAATCGACGATGCGACCGGCCAAGGCGTCCGGCGAAAAGCCGCCGAAGACGACCGAATGGATAGCGCCGATACGCGTGCAGGCCAGCATCGCGTAGGCCGCCTCCGGGATCATCGGCATGTAGATGGTGACGCGGTCGCCTTTCTTGACGCCGTGCTTCTTCATCACATTGGCGAGCCGGCAGACGTGCCCGTAGAGTTCGTTGTAGGTGATTTTCTTGTCGTCGTAGGGGTTGTCGCCTTCCCAGATGATGGCGGTCTGGTCGCCGCGCTTCTTCAGGTGGCGGTCGATGCAATTGTACGAGACATTGGTCTGGCCATCCTCGAACCACTTGATCGAGACCTTGCCGTCGAAGGAGGTGTTCTTGACCTTGGAGAAGGGCTTGAACCAGTCGATGCGCTTGCCGTGCTTGCCCCAGAACTTGTCCGGGTTCTTCACGCTGTCGGCATACCATTTGAGGTAGGTGTCATTGTCGATCAGGGCGTTCTTCTTCCACGCCGGCTGGACGCGATGGACATGAACCTCGGACATTTCTTGGCTTTCCTCCCGAACCAGTCCGCCGGCTTGAAACGCCCGCGGGATCGCGGCGACGCAGCCGCGAATTCGGCGGCATTATTACCAGTTCCGTCGCGACGGCAACATTAGACGTTGGATTCGCGCGGCGGGATGCCGCAGGGGCGCTTTCCGGAACTGTCAGCACTCGACGTGGTTCGCTGCTAACCGCATGTTTTTACCCGAGAAGTTCCCTTTGAGACCAACAAAAATCAATAGACAGTTAAGTACCGGCGCGCACAATTGGCAGCTGGGAGGAAAGGAGAATCAACCAGGGGACCACCCAAGGGGACCATAATGCGCGACCATCTTGAAATGGACCTGATGCTCAAAGGCTACGGTCTGACCACGGCCAAGATTCTTTATCATTTTCCCGACCACCCGCATCTCCTGCAGAGCTTCGTCTGGCAGGACTACGACATCGCTCCGAAGTTTCCGGTGCTGATCGGGTTCATCGAATTCTGGAAAGCCAAGCTCGATGGGCCGCTGCATTCGGTGCTCTACACGCACCAGAAGCTTATCGCGCCGAATGAATGGCGCAAAGTGGATGGCGAGTTCGTGCTGCATTGAGCGGTGATACAGCTGATCTCCCCCCTTGCGGGGGAGATGCCCGGCAGGGCAGAGGGGGGTGCTGTCCCGGCGACATCTCAGCAATTGTCCATGAGGCCGTTCGCCGCTAGTGGTTCTAGTCAACGCCGCGTTCCTTCACACCCCTCTCTGTCCTGCCGGACATCTCCCCCGCAAGGGGGGGAGATTGGCAGCTTCAACGCCAGCGCGGCTCAAACCGCCGGCGGGTTCAGCCGGGCGAAGCCCTCCTGGCGGCGATAGGGGAAGTACGGGTAGGGCGCGGTGACTTCGCTTGCGGCGTCGAGCTTCTTCACCTGCTCCGGTGTCAGCGCCCAGCCGACGGCGCCAAGGTTTTGGCGCAGCTGCTCCTCGTTGCGAGCGCCGATGATAACGGAGGAAACGGTCGGGCGCCGCAGCAGCCAGTTGATGGCGATCTGCGGCACGGTCTTGCCGGTTTCCTGCGCCACCGCGTCGAGCTCATCCATGACCCGATAGAGATGCTCGTCCCCGACCGGCGGCCCGAAATCAGCCGTCTCGTGCAGCCGGCTCTTTTCCGGCAGAGGCTGGCCACGGCGGATCTTGCCGGTCAGGCGGCCCCAGCCGAGCGGGCTCCACACCAGCGCGCCGACGCCCTGGTCGAGGCCGAGCGGCATCAGCTCCCATTCGTAGTCGCGGCCGAGCAGCGAATAGTAGACCTGATGCGCGGCGTAGCGGGGATAGCCGTGCTTCTCCGCCAAGCCGAGCGACTTCATCACCTGCCAGCCGGAGAAGTTGGAGGCGCCGACATAGCGCAGCTTGCCGGAGCGAACGAGGTCATCCAGCGTCGACAGCACTTCCTCGATCGGCGTGCCCGCATCGAAGGCGTGCAGTTGCAGCAGGTCGATATAATCGGTGCCGAGGCGCTTCAGCGCGGCGTCGACCGACTTGATCAGCCGCGAGCGCGAGGAGCCGTAGTCGCCCGGCCCTTCGCCCATCGGCAGCGCCGTCTTGGTCGAGATCAGCACCGCGTCGCGACGGCCCTTGATCGCTTCGCCGAGCACCTCCTCCGAGGCGCCGTTCGAATAGACGTCCGCCGTGTCGAACAGGTTGACGCCGGCCTCGAGACAGATGTCGATCAGCCGCCGCGCTTCCTGCGCGTCGCTGTTGCCCCAGGCGCCGAACAGCGGGCCGGAGCCGCCGAAGGTGCCCGCGCCGAATGAAAGCGCCGGGACTTTCAGGCCCGATGCGCCGAGACGTCGATAGTCCATTTTCTTGCTCCTGGTGGTTTGTGAAGAGGTCGAGAGGATTCGGGTGTCGGCTGGCGTCACGACCGGACGGAGACAGGCGCACCTGATGTGGTGCCACCATCGAGGTGCAGCGCCAGTCCAGCCACGGTGAGCGCCGCGAGCGGCAGCAGGGCGGCGACCCAGGTGAGCGAACCCAGTCCAAGGCCATGGGCGATGACCGCGCCGCCAAGCCAGGCGCCGGCCGCATTGCCGAGATTGAAGGCGGCGATGTTGAACGATGAGGCCAGGCTCTGGCCGGCGCCTTGCGCCTTTTCCAGCACCCACATCTGCAGCGGCGCCACTGTGGCGAAGGCGGCGGCGCCGAGCAGGCCGACATAGATCACGGCCATGACCTGGCTGTGAATGGCGAAGCTCATCGTGGCAAGCACCAGCGCCAGCACCACGAGGCTGCCGAGCACCGCCGGCACCAGCCAGCGATCGGCGATCTTGCCGCCGGCGAGATTGCCGGCGATGAGGCCGCCGCCAAAGACGAGCAGGATCGGCGATACAGCGGCTTCGCTGAAGCCGCTGATCTCGGTGAGCAACGGGGCGATGTAGGTGAAGACGGCGAAGACGCCGGCATAGCCGAGCACCGTGGTGGCGAGGCCGAGCAGGACGGGCGTGCGGCGCAGAACGGCGAGATCGGCGCGCAGATCGCTCTTCTCGGGCGCTGCCTGGCCGCGCGGCACCAGGGCGAGGATGACGGCGAAGGCCGCCAGGCCGACGGCGGTCACCGCCCAGAGGGTCGCACGCCAGCCAAAGGCTTGGCCGAGCCAGGTGCCGAAGGGCACGCCTAGGATGTTGGCGATGGTCAGGCCGGTGAACATCAGCGCGATCGCCGAAGCCTTCCTGTTGGGCGCGACCAGACCAGTGGCGACGACCGAGCCGACGCCAAAGAAGGTGCCGTGGGCGAAGGCGGTGATGATGCGGGCACCCATCAGCGTCCAGTAATCGGGCGCCAGCGCACAAGCGAGGTTGCCAATCGTGAAGATCGCCATCAGCGCCAGCAGCACGGTTTTGCGCGGCCAGTTGCCCGTGGCAATGGTCAACAAGGGTGCACCGATGACGACACCGAGCGCATAGGCAGAGATCAATTGGCCGGCGGCGGAGATCGACACGCCGAGGTCTTTGCTGACATCGATAAGCAGGCCCATGATGACGAATTCGGTAACACCGATGCCAAAAGCACCGGCGGCGAGGGCATAAAGAGCAAGAGGCATGGCGATGGTCCCATCTGTCGGCGAAGGACGCTCAGTCCGCGCCCCGGCCCTGAAGATCATGATCCGCGATGTTGTGAACCAGACTTGCCCAAGGCACACTTCTTGTGAAATAGATTCACAGATGGCCAGGCCCGACATCAACCGTTCCGGCGAGATCGAAGTCTTCGTGCGCGTCGTCGAGGCGGGTAGTTTTTCGGCCGCGGCGCGGCAGCTGCGGATGACGCCATCGGCGGTGAGCAAGCTGATAGCACGGCTCGAAACCCGGCTTGGGGCGCGGCTTGTCAGCCGCTCGACGCGCAAGCTCCAGCTCACGCCGGAAGGGACGGCGTTCTACGACAGCGGCGTGCGCGTGCTCGCCGACATGGACAAGGCCGAGCGTG is a window from the Mesorhizobium australicum WSM2073 genome containing:
- a CDS encoding MOSC domain-containing protein, whose translation is MREDAALGTVTQLWRYPASSLAGERRDTILVGPVGVEGDRLFGLVDASDNEIARPDRDAKWHKVPRIRTRLSRDSELEIAVPDGDWLAAPGPECDRVVSAYLGFRASIRPFRGENAAGYAGPLTAERYRKAPIHLLTTASLARLEALHPEGAADPRRFRPNIVVDMASVEGSFPETEWIGKKLAIGDLVLTISEPCRRCGFTIISQDGFDDDPGILRNLVRHNAHNLGVYCTVDRPGRVETGAPMRFV
- a CDS encoding SAM-dependent methyltransferase — translated: MDATERAVRIVRTVVEAIKPGFAVRLWTGERIGLATGPVLIINDHDIVWQIVRRPSLSTLIEMWISKAVDIEDGSLFDFYALPSTGKLRSKLKALPKRALLRDLPAVLFSRKQMASRVDLAGRNPFVSGSSKEAIQHHYDISNAFYGLFLDERMVYSCGYFQDFANGIDEAQVDKLDHICRKLRLKPGERLLDIGCGWGAMLIHAAKNYGVVGHGVSLSQAQTSLARERIRAEGLEDKITIEIKSYAELTGTFDKISSIGMFEHLGLANHAAYFSAVHRLLKPGGIYLHHAITRRSKGDVKKTLRKGPEYKALIKYIFPGGELDTIGMTSSNLEAHGFLVYDVENLREHYARTCRLWAERLQARFDEAIAEVGEAKARLWLLYLSGCSITFERASAQIFQTVATKRARGPSGLPPTRADLYR
- a CDS encoding usg protein, translating into MRDHLEMDLMLKGYGLTTAKILYHFPDHPHLLQSFVWQDYDIAPKFPVLIGFIEFWKAKLDGPLHSVLYTHQKLIAPNEWRKVDGEFVLH
- the acs gene encoding acetate--CoA ligase is translated as MSEVHVHRVQPAWKKNALIDNDTYLKWYADSVKNPDKFWGKHGKRIDWFKPFSKVKNTSFDGKVSIKWFEDGQTNVSYNCIDRHLKKRGDQTAIIWEGDNPYDDKKITYNELYGHVCRLANVMKKHGVKKGDRVTIYMPMIPEAAYAMLACTRIGAIHSVVFGGFSPDALAGRIVDCESTFVITADEGLRGGKPIPLKENTDKAIDIAAKHHVKVKTVVVVRRTGGKIGWAPGRDVWYHDEVATVKSDCKPEKMKAEDPLFILYTSGSTGKPKGVLHTTAGYLVYVSMTHQYVFDYHDGDIYWCTADVGWVTGHSYIVYGPLANGATTLMFEGVPNYPSQSRFWEVIDKHKVNIFYTAPTALRALMGAGDAHVKKTSRKSLRVLGSVGEPINPEAWEWYFNVVGDGRVPIVDTWWQTETGGILITPLPGATDLKAGSATRPFFGIKPQLVDSEGKVVDGAADGNLCITDSWPGQMRTVYGDHDRFVQTYFSAYKGKYFTGDGCRRDADGYYWITGRVDDVINVSGHRMGTAEVESALVSHDKVSEAAVVGYPHDIKGQGIYCYVTLMAGGQPSEDLRKELVAHVRKEIGAIATPDKIQFAPGLPKTRSGKIMRRILRKIAEDDFSALGDTSTLADPAVVDDLVANRQNKKG
- a CDS encoding aldo/keto reductase; the encoded protein is MDYRRLGASGLKVPALSFGAGTFGGSGPLFGAWGNSDAQEARRLIDICLEAGVNLFDTADVYSNGASEEVLGEAIKGRRDAVLISTKTALPMGEGPGDYGSSRSRLIKSVDAALKRLGTDYIDLLQLHAFDAGTPIEEVLSTLDDLVRSGKLRYVGASNFSGWQVMKSLGLAEKHGYPRYAAHQVYYSLLGRDYEWELMPLGLDQGVGALVWSPLGWGRLTGKIRRGQPLPEKSRLHETADFGPPVGDEHLYRVMDELDAVAQETGKTVPQIAINWLLRRPTVSSVIIGARNEEQLRQNLGAVGWALTPEQVKKLDAASEVTAPYPYFPYRRQEGFARLNPPAV
- a CDS encoding MFS transporter, whose amino-acid sequence is MPLALYALAAGAFGIGVTEFVIMGLLIDVSKDLGVSISAAGQLISAYALGVVIGAPLLTIATGNWPRKTVLLALMAIFTIGNLACALAPDYWTLMGARIITAFAHGTFFGVGSVVATGLVAPNRKASAIALMFTGLTIANILGVPFGTWLGQAFGWRATLWAVTAVGLAAFAVILALVPRGQAAPEKSDLRADLAVLRRTPVLLGLATTVLGYAGVFAVFTYIAPLLTEISGFSEAAVSPILLVFGGGLIAGNLAGGKIADRWLVPAVLGSLVVLALVLATMSFAIHSQVMAVIYVGLLGAAAFATVAPLQMWVLEKAQGAGQSLASSFNIAAFNLGNAAGAWLGGAVIAHGLGLGSLTWVAALLPLAALTVAGLALHLDGGTTSGAPVSVRS